A part of Liolophura sinensis isolate JHLJ2023 chromosome 1, CUHK_Ljap_v2, whole genome shotgun sequence genomic DNA contains:
- the LOC135461736 gene encoding achaete-scute homolog 1-like produces MSSSINLLPVGAVHGIPISTSSKITNSCIVTVKPMTVAQQVQSSRGVKRSLSDSDDEPEILRCKRRIDFSKYGYNLPKAQPQAVARRNERERNRVKQVNLGFATLREHVPSGNKSKKMSKVDTLKSAVDYIKYLTQLLDEHDAVAAVFDSGLSPSGSGVLSPTPSFTSESSYEHLSAEDEELLDFPNWFH; encoded by the coding sequence ATGTCTTCCTCGATCAACTTGTTACCTGTTGGTGCCGTGCATGGAATTCCCATTTCCACATCTTCCAAAATCACGAATTCCTGCATCGTTACAGTGAAGCCGATGACAGTGGCTCAGCAGGTTCAATCGTCGCGGGGAGTGAAGCGATCCTTGTCGGACTCCGACGATGAACCAGAAATCCTCCGGTGCAAAAGGAGGATCGACTTCAGTAAATATGGTTACAATTTACCCAAAGCTCAGCCACAGGCAGTGGCCAGAAGAAACGAGAGGGAAAGAAATCGCGTGAAGCAGGTGAATTTAGGCTTCGCAACCCTTCGAGAGCATGTACCATCTGGTAACAAGTCTAAGAAAATGAGCAAAGTGGACACTCTGAAGTCAGCCGTGGATTATATCAAGTACCTGACCCAGCTGTTGGACGAACACGATGCGGTGGCCGCTGTCTTTGATTCAGGACTCTCACCGTCAGGATCAGGGGTTCTCTCACCCACACCCAGCTTTACATCGGAATCCTCGTACGAACACCTGAGTGCCGAAGACGAGGAGTTGTTAGACTTTCCCAACTGGTTCCACTGA